The stretch of DNA TTCAGATACATAGATGGTGCCATAGTATAGTAGTGATATAATGATAAACGAAAATGAAAACGAGACAAAAAAAAATAGTCTGCCCTCATAAAGAACACCCTTTTTCTCATCTCATCTCATCTCTTTAGATATCATCCTGGATGCTTAAGAGTAGAGCTTGAAGCTCTTGGCGTCAAGGATGATCTGCCGCAGGCCTCCAATGGGGGAGATGAGCGTCAGCACCACTCCTATCACGATACAGATCTGATAGATCAAACAAAAACACGGCGATTCAGAACAGTAAGAACACGGGCAGATCTACGACTCGAATCCATCAGCAATCAAAGGCCAATCGATCAGTGTGACCGAAATTCAACTTACAATGTTGATGCTCCATGAGAGGCCGTACTTCTTTGGCTTGCGCAGCATGAGCCAGATGATGCAAGGGATCTGCACATACACCCATCATGAAACCAGATCGATCAGTAAACCATTCAGGGGAAGAGTGAAATATTGAAGCTCAGGGTCCTACGTAGTATGTCGTTGGAGCAAATCCGAAGCCGCCGAAGAAGCCGAGAAGGCCGTCGAAGAAGGGGAAGGTCATGCCGACGAACATCGTCGCCGCTTCATACACGCGTTTGATCATTATCAAGTAGTTATGATCGAAACTTGTCAGTGAGATCATGAGGTGTTTGTTCAAGAATCAAGAACGACGACTCACCGACATAGGCGGAGCGGGCGATCAATCGCAGCCGAACCCCCGGGGTGAACTTGTGCTTCTTGACGAGCAAGGTCTCGATCATGTCGAACACCGGCATGGCGTACACCTGGTAGCTGCCGACGACGTGGACGACGACCATGAGGTTGGCGGCGGCGATAAGCCACCGCGGCCTCTCTAGGGAGATGAGCACGTTTGGCTCCACCAAGCTTCCGAAGGCGTAGTACCCGCCGAAGGCGACGCAGAAGTAGCAGAGCGCGACGATGGCGTAGGCCACCACAACGCCGCGCCACATGGGCCTCTTGGACGGCGTCTCCGGCGTCGACGGGATGGTGGCCTGGATCTCCAGCACCACGTTGTGCCCCGCGTACGCAAACGCCACGGCGCCCAGCGCGTTGAGCACACCGAACGCGCGCCCCGTCGCGGTGGACGCCCTGAGCCCGTagtcggcggcggccgcggcgtggGCGCCCTTCACCGCCGACGCGAAGAAGGCGATCATGGAGTAGGTGAGCGACatgacggctgcggcggcggagacggcggaGATGGAGTTGAAGTTGGGGAACTGGGAGAGCGGGAAGTGGACGGAGCCGAAGATCATGATCCAGAAGGTGAGGCGGATGTCCCTGCAGCGGCCCTGGCAGACGAGGTCGTGGAACTTGCGGAGGCACTGCCCGCCGGTGACCATGTAGACGATGTCGGTGCCGACCTCGACGATGAGCTGCTGCGGCACGATGATCCAGAGACCCAGCCGCTGGCCGAACGCGTGCTGCCCGAGCTCGTGGTACCGGTCGAAGCGCTTGCCCGGGACCATCTCGTGCATCTCCACCATCTGCCAGAGGGTGTAGAGGGTGATCACGAACGACATCACGATCACCACCGTGCCGAGGCCCCTGCATCATCAAACCAATCGGCAATCGATCGATGCCCATCGTCATTTCTCATCGGACATGTCGAACAGCAGATCGAAGAAGAAATTAAAAGGCGTCATCATCAGGGGCAAGGTTCGTCGCCTACCATCCGAGCTGCGACATGGCGAACGGGAGGCCGAGCACGCCAGCGCCGACCATGGCGGTGACGTTGTGGAAGGCCGAGTAGTACCACTTGGCCGTGCGCGACGAGGTGATGGGCAGCCAGTCGTCGAGGTTCTTGAGCTTCTCCTCCTGCCTCCTCTCCTTGGCCGTCTCCGCGTACTGGTCCATCAcgtccggcggcgacggcgtccCCATCTCCGTTTCCGCCTTCCTCTTCGCCGGGATGAAGCCGGGTCGCGTCGCGgccgcgcggcggcgccggtgcgCGCGTCGACGGTGACGATCGCCGTGCTGGGCTCGGCGCGTGCCACTGCTCGATCGGTGCGATGAATGCGTCACGGCTATTGACTGAACTAGTGTGGAATGCAGGTAGGCGCCGCGCGGTTTTATGGGGGGATCCGGCGCGAGGTCAGTTTCGTCAGGCCGCTCGGCCTCGTAAAAGATTCCGGAGATTCCATTAGTTCAATTGCAGAAAGTCATCCCTCAAaacaaaaaaaggaaaaaacaaAATAAGAGAAATTAATGTCAGCAGATTCTGGCCAGCCCACTACTGTAGTAATTAATTATTATGGTAAATTACACCGCTTAATAAGATGCTAAAATTGCTTAAATGCACAGTAAAAAAATGAGTTGGTAAGTGGTTATGTGAAATTGACGCAATCTTCATTGTTTCTTCTGGTTAAATTAGGTTCATACCCGAATGTTGCTACGGGTGAAATAAATTTTTTATATGAGCAACACGAAATACCTGTAACGTAAATAGCAATAGATGCACACTTTATCTTAAACAATATTCATGCTCTGTGTAATGAGCCTACTATGCAAATAAATTATTGGGGatgtgtgaacataacatatcATCGTAAACGTAAAGTATTTTATTTTCTGTCAAATACATCAGACGTGACCAAGCTACGAGCTGCAATCTTTAGTTATGGATTAAGACTAGGTTCATACCCGTGCATTGCTACGGATGAAATAAGTTTCTTATATGAGCAACAATTTTCATGCTACGAAGTACCTGTAACTTGTAACGTAAATAACAATAGATACACACTTTATCTTAAATAATATTCATGCTCTGTGTACATGAGCCTACTATGCAAATGAATTATTGGAGgtgtgtgaacataacataactCAGCGATGGGTGTCAACCACGCCTCCTCGCCACCACCTCCTTATGGTTGAGTATGCAGTATCTTCAAACCATTTTTTTAAGAAATGCGAAAATAGAACATCAGATTCGGATAAATAATCAATCGGAATATTTGCTACCACCAAAATTCTTATATATAGATCCATTTAGTTTTGCAccaaataaagtccatagaaaaCAGTGCTCCATATATttcaattgagatggaaggaaCATGTGTGCTTCGATAACAATGACAACAATTTTAGCCAAACTTTATTCCCTTACACCTACTTCCTTGACGCCCACGTGGTACTTTGAAGTGCTTAAAAACTGAAAACTGAAGCACCACATTAAGAGCTGCTAAGTGTAGCATAAAAAGTAACAATACATGGATGAGAAAACGGAGTTGTTGAATAGAAATTTAAGCCATATGAAAATACACAGAGGACAATAATAAAAAAAAACTGTTGCAATTACATTGAAGCGCAAAAGCTGATGTTCTAAGCTACTCTCAGCAAATTAGGACCTACATGACCTTATGGTTTGGCTAGCAAATTTACCTGCAACATTTGGACGTTAGAATTTCATGACTCAGAATAAGAGAAATGATAAGAAATATGATCACACATCTGGTAAAGATGAAACTGTAGGAGCAAAAAATTTTACCTTCACTATCCCGGACATACCGA from Panicum hallii strain FIL2 chromosome 3, PHallii_v3.1, whole genome shotgun sequence encodes:
- the LOC112886751 gene encoding lysine histidine transporter 2-like — translated: MGTPSPPDVMDQYAETAKERRQEEKLKNLDDWLPITSSRTAKWYYSAFHNVTAMVGAGVLGLPFAMSQLGWGLGTVVIVMSFVITLYTLWQMVEMHEMVPGKRFDRYHELGQHAFGQRLGLWIIVPQQLIVEVGTDIVYMVTGGQCLRKFHDLVCQGRCRDIRLTFWIMIFGSVHFPLSQFPNFNSISAVSAAAAVMSLTYSMIAFFASAVKGAHAAAAADYGLRASTATGRAFGVLNALGAVAFAYAGHNVVLEIQATIPSTPETPSKRPMWRGVVVAYAIVALCYFCVAFGGYYAFGSLVEPNVLISLERPRWLIAAANLMVVVHVVGSYQVYAMPVFDMIETLLVKKHKFTPGVRLRLIARSAYVAATMFVGMTFPFFDGLLGFFGGFGFAPTTYYIPCIIWLMLRKPKKYGLSWSINIICIVIGVVLTLISPIGGLRQIILDAKSFKLYS